The Littorina saxatilis isolate snail1 linkage group LG13, US_GU_Lsax_2.0, whole genome shotgun sequence genome contains a region encoding:
- the LOC138945527 gene encoding uncharacterized protein, giving the protein MAHLLQQRPLPYRIGFGLYFVAELVYVLSIAIPNLWIYKKESQSAKESKGMSVWSTYKIKMCLGGHGHNQWRCDYMNGDYGKEERLAATVVMTLGVCCQLAACVVIVLYNMSSKPHTNNFYSEVVAGIADTLCLTGVLVFVKYTHNGVNITYAPGIYMYGAAIVVSHIGIVLTGGWNYLVRLGRV; this is encoded by the exons ATGGCGCATTTACTACAGCAGAGGCCTTTGCCTTACCGTATTGGCTTTGGTCTATATTTTGTCGCTGAGCTGGTCTATGTCCTATCCATAGCCATTCCCAATCTTTGGATCTACAAAAAGGAAAGTCAGTCCGCGAAAGAATCTAAAGGCATGAGCGTTTGGAGTACTTATAAAATCAAAATGTGTTTAGGCGGACACGGTCACAATCAATGGCGCTGTGATTATATGAATGGTGACTACGGAAAGG AGGAGCGGCTGGCGGCCACTGTGGTGATGACCCTAGGCGTCTGCTGCCAACTGGCTGCCTGTGTTGTCATCGTCCTCTATAACATGAGCAGcaagccacacacaaacaacttcTACTCCGAGGTAGTCGCCGGGATTGCTG ACACACTGTGCCTGACAGGCGTGTTGGTCTTCGTCAAGTACACTCACAATGGTGTCAACATCACGTACGCCCCAGGAATCTACATGTACGGCGCTGCCATTGTCGTCTCCCACATCGGTATCGTGCTAACCGGTGGCTGGAACTACCTTGTCCGTCTTGGCCGGGTTTGA